The following are encoded together in the Deinococcus soli (ex Cha et al. 2016) genome:
- a CDS encoding copper amine oxidase N-terminal domain-containing protein, whose product MQLTFTVDDTDLYVNGAPQRWLSPPRNIAGRTMLPLRETAALLGQPLQASGTQVQLARLSLDTRRNTASLSGAAQPAGTVASVGPITYVSARTLADALNANLTGDDTGRGFTLTALRDGGNPMSPQARFSTDKNVYAPGERVVYTEYPFDPDGADITARRWTGRQDVYFQPGTYTVTLTVTNSRGLQSQPFTRTIRVEGQPVDTPLTYALKYGQPGDAFPDPQILTYPAALISPQPSPSYPLLFSDSPEVPDQSGILYQDSVTGRARLLGYHMNGLTRPARLYVVARNLESRPVEVRSERLGETAPTRIESILGQVTLLEYFASTGGTTLTLSPGQSAAVYASPTLGVGSGVNLMQDLSTSGRVELTFVMLEESLPPTPQVIQQLPYLRPDGRHVRGTFPDAVRTLRVTLGALPTRLIIGDGRVDPAVTGTDALTGQPVRLSGNYGVLYDLEVNGAAGTAVALSPRGGLYRGAMNIQDGPITQTIKLPRTGNALKPDEPVLLWRAQSDRLNIDFVPSSGSNLPISLVFYRAGRVGAEGGVIKTYRP is encoded by the coding sequence GTGCAGCTGACCTTCACGGTCGACGACACCGACCTGTACGTGAACGGCGCCCCGCAGCGCTGGCTGAGCCCCCCGCGCAACATCGCCGGGCGCACCATGCTGCCGCTGCGCGAGACGGCCGCGCTGCTCGGCCAGCCCCTCCAGGCCAGCGGCACCCAGGTGCAGCTCGCCCGGCTGAGTCTCGACACCCGCAGGAACACCGCGTCCCTGAGCGGCGCCGCGCAGCCCGCCGGGACGGTCGCCAGCGTGGGGCCCATCACGTACGTCAGCGCCCGCACCCTCGCCGACGCCCTGAACGCCAACCTGACCGGTGACGACACCGGACGCGGCTTCACCCTGACCGCCCTGCGTGACGGCGGGAACCCCATGAGCCCCCAGGCGCGCTTCAGCACCGACAAGAACGTGTACGCGCCCGGCGAGCGGGTCGTGTACACCGAGTACCCCTTCGATCCGGACGGCGCGGACATCACCGCCCGCCGCTGGACGGGTCGGCAGGACGTGTACTTCCAGCCCGGCACGTACACCGTCACCCTGACCGTCACGAACAGCCGCGGCCTGCAGAGCCAGCCGTTCACCCGCACCATCCGCGTGGAGGGCCAGCCGGTCGACACGCCCCTGACGTACGCCCTGAAGTACGGCCAGCCCGGCGACGCCTTCCCGGACCCGCAGATCCTCACCTACCCCGCCGCGCTGATCAGCCCGCAGCCCAGCCCCAGCTACCCGCTGCTGTTCAGTGACAGCCCCGAGGTGCCCGACCAGAGCGGCATCCTGTACCAGGACAGCGTCACCGGCCGCGCCCGCCTGCTCGGGTACCACATGAACGGCCTGACCCGCCCCGCGCGGCTGTACGTCGTCGCCCGGAACCTCGAGAGCCGCCCGGTCGAGGTCCGCAGCGAACGTCTCGGCGAGACCGCCCCCACCCGCATCGAGAGCATCCTGGGTCAGGTGACGCTGCTGGAGTACTTCGCGTCCACCGGCGGCACCACCCTGACCCTCTCGCCCGGGCAGTCGGCCGCCGTGTACGCCAGCCCCACCCTGGGTGTCGGCAGCGGCGTGAACCTCATGCAGGACCTCAGCACCTCCGGCCGCGTGGAACTCACGTTCGTGATGCTCGAGGAGAGCCTGCCGCCCACCCCGCAGGTCATCCAGCAGCTGCCGTACCTGCGCCCCGACGGGCGGCACGTGCGCGGCACCTTCCCGGACGCCGTGCGGACCCTGCGCGTCACGCTGGGGGCCCTGCCCACCCGCCTGATCATCGGGGACGGCCGCGTGGACCCCGCCGTGACCGGCACCGACGCCCTGACCGGCCAGCCCGTGCGCCTGAGCGGCAACTACGGTGTGCTGTACGACCTGGAAGTCAACGGCGCCGCCGGGACCGCCGTGGCCCTCAGCCCCCGCGGCGGCCTGTACCGGGGCGCCATGAACATCCAGGACGGCCCGATCACGCAGACCATCAAGCTGCCCCGCACCGGCAACGCCCTGAAACCCGACGAGCCGGTGCTGCTGTGGCGCGCGCAGAGCGACCGCCTGAACATCGACTTCGTGCCCAGCAGCGGCAGCAACCTGCCCATCAGCCTCGTGTTCTACCGCGCTGGCCGCGTCGGCGCCGAGGGCGGCGTCATCAAGACCTACCGCCCCTGA
- a CDS encoding DUF2089 domain-containing protein: MRPLPLPFPDETESPLVTELRFPTSGVTVRGVFELNEFAVLTPENLEFLRLYIRVRGNLKEVERVLGISYPTVRARFDTLLRAIGYEPEQADPQAEVLASLERGEITPDEAARKLRR; this comes from the coding sequence ATGCGGCCCCTGCCCCTCCCCTTTCCCGACGAGACCGAGTCCCCGCTGGTGACCGAGCTGCGCTTCCCGACCAGTGGCGTGACGGTGCGCGGCGTGTTCGAACTGAACGAGTTCGCGGTGCTGACCCCGGAGAACCTGGAGTTCCTGCGCCTGTACATCCGCGTGCGCGGCAACCTGAAGGAGGTCGAGCGGGTCCTGGGCATCAGCTACCCCACGGTGCGGGCGCGCTTCGACACGCTGCTGCGCGCCATCGGCTACGAACCCGAGCAGGCCGACCCGCAGGCCGAGGTGCTCGCCAGCCTGGAACGCGGCGAGATCACCCCGGACGAGGCGGCCCGCAAACTGCGCCGCTGA
- a CDS encoding GNAT family N-acetyltransferase — protein MTRAPLIRAATPADAPGIAAVHVQSWRDTYAGLIPDDVLARMTSPEMQARREAFWTGNTGAGQDAVFVAEDAGQIVAFASAGPPRDHPGFDAELFTLYSLKAAQGAGLGRDLLRQAAQAMQARGAASLALWVLDTNPTRHWYARQGAHECGEKQDGALRELRMGWSDLGALATPRA, from the coding sequence GTGACCCGCGCTCCCCTGATCCGCGCCGCCACGCCCGCCGACGCCCCCGGCATCGCCGCCGTGCATGTCCAGAGCTGGCGGGATACGTACGCGGGCCTGATTCCCGACGATGTCCTGGCCCGCATGACCAGCCCCGAGATGCAGGCCCGGCGCGAGGCGTTCTGGACGGGCAACACCGGGGCTGGGCAGGACGCCGTGTTCGTCGCCGAGGACGCCGGGCAGATCGTGGCCTTCGCCTCCGCCGGACCGCCACGCGACCATCCGGGCTTCGACGCGGAACTCTTCACGCTATACAGCCTGAAAGCCGCTCAGGGCGCAGGTCTCGGGCGCGACCTGCTGCGTCAGGCGGCGCAGGCCATGCAGGCACGTGGCGCGGCCAGCCTCGCCCTGTGGGTGCTGGACACCAACCCCACCCGCCACTGGTACGCCCGCCAGGGCGCCCACGAGTGCGGCGAGAAACAGGACGGCGCCCTGCGCGAGCTCCGCATGGGCTGGTCAGACCTCGGCGCCCTCGCCACCCCGCGCGCGTGA
- a CDS encoding DinB family protein, whose translation MTDLTLLLEAFRRNARVNDTLTAALTPEEFSLTDGRGGWTVERHLRHMAGFRVGWLWNMSRDHAMPLLNPDELDADGDPQWRWANAPAASLPEALAAGDAAAIAAVEAHRASGEPFADPWGEGTYQSDPAHFLMHTIVHDSHHRGQVLSLIRQGGRTPEQMDALDNHWAIWRE comes from the coding sequence ATGACCGACCTGACCCTGCTGCTCGAGGCCTTCCGCCGCAACGCCCGCGTGAACGACACCCTGACCGCCGCCCTGACGCCCGAAGAATTCTCCCTGACCGACGGGCGCGGCGGGTGGACGGTCGAGCGGCACCTGCGGCACATGGCGGGCTTCCGGGTGGGCTGGCTGTGGAACATGAGCCGCGACCACGCCATGCCCCTGCTCAACCCCGACGAACTGGACGCCGACGGCGACCCGCAGTGGCGCTGGGCGAACGCCCCCGCTGCCAGCCTGCCGGAGGCCCTGGCCGCCGGGGACGCCGCCGCGATTGCTGCCGTGGAGGCGCACCGCGCGTCCGGCGAGCCCTTCGCCGACCCGTGGGGCGAGGGCACGTACCAGAGCGACCCGGCGCACTTCCTGATGCACACCATCGTGCACGACAGCCACCACCGCGGGCAGGTCCTGAGCCTGATCCGCCAGGGGGGCCGCACGCCCGAGCAGATGGACGCACTGGACAACCACTGGGCGATCTGGCGCGAGTAG
- a CDS encoding DinB family protein → MNPATLYSHLTRARRDLLGTLRATPDDVLRAPLLRGERFHSILDLLVHAAEVEDGWIHGDFQGLPMVQDHFPDIQAGASGPGTALGLDAIAAYWQAVEADTRAYLHALTAADLERTVTLDDWPEGHRQFTLSGLIWHVLLHEVRHTAQIAALLRTQGVRSPQLDLLFYLPALETGPSAAPVVNPPPEDP, encoded by the coding sequence GTGAACCCCGCCACGCTGTACAGCCACCTGACCCGGGCGCGGCGCGACCTGCTGGGCACGCTGCGCGCCACGCCGGACGACGTGCTCCGGGCGCCACTGCTGCGCGGCGAGCGGTTCCATTCGATCCTCGACCTGCTGGTCCACGCGGCCGAGGTCGAGGACGGCTGGATCCACGGGGACTTCCAGGGCCTCCCGATGGTGCAGGACCACTTCCCGGACATTCAGGCGGGCGCCTCCGGGCCCGGCACGGCCCTCGGCCTGGACGCCATCGCCGCGTACTGGCAGGCGGTCGAGGCGGACACCCGCGCGTACCTGCACGCCCTGACGGCGGCCGACCTGGAGCGCACGGTCACGCTGGACGACTGGCCCGAGGGGCACCGTCAGTTCACGCTGAGCGGCCTGATCTGGCACGTCCTGCTCCACGAGGTCCGCCACACCGCGCAGATCGCCGCGCTGCTGCGCACCCAGGGCGTGAGGTCCCCGCAGCTGGACCTGCTGTTCTACCTGCCCGCGCTGGAGACCGGACCGTCGGCCGCCCCCGTCGTGAACCCACCCCCGGAGGACCCATGA
- a CDS encoding acyl-CoA dehydrogenase C-terminal domain-containing protein: MPTYKAPLRDIKFLMNELLGAPEQLGKMPYYAQNETADQDLLEQVLDEAARFVETELVPLNVVGDREGCVRHDDGEVTTPTGFKAAYKKYRDAGWPALDADPAFGGQGMPHLISNVLVEMMNSANVAWSMYPGLSHGAYSALHAVGSQELKDLYLPKLVSGEWTGTMCLTEPHAGTDLGIIRTKASDNGDGTYAITGTKIFISAGEHDMADNILHLVLARLDGSPQGTKGISLFLVPKYIPTADGTPGERNGVICGSLEHKMGINGNATAVLNFDGARGWLVGEINKGMNHMFIMMNAARLGTGLQGLGLGEVAYQNALTYAKDRTQMRHEPRVNPGEQADPIIVHPDVRRMLLTGKAYTEAGRALAMWLALSLDVEHHHTDEKARKEAADLVALLTPIAKAFMTDNGFNIAVQSQQVYGGHGFIKEWGMEQFVRDARIGQIYEGTNGIQALDLLGRKVLMDGGKKLQKLAATLQEFAEEHEGDEHIGDYVNQLGKAAQQLGSLTMVIGQKAMQEGGADEVNAAAVDYLRYFGHVVYGYLWARMAKVAQDRIDAGQDRDGFYLSKVQTAKFYFAKLFPETKALAATIKAGNESIAVDDKAVFGWEKALVGA, translated from the coding sequence ATGCCCACCTACAAGGCCCCCCTGCGCGACATCAAGTTCCTGATGAACGAACTCCTCGGCGCTCCCGAGCAACTCGGGAAGATGCCCTACTACGCCCAGAACGAGACCGCCGACCAGGACCTTCTGGAACAGGTCCTCGACGAGGCCGCCCGCTTCGTGGAAACCGAACTGGTGCCCCTGAACGTCGTCGGTGACCGCGAAGGCTGCGTGCGCCACGACGACGGCGAGGTCACCACCCCCACCGGTTTCAAGGCGGCGTACAAGAAGTACCGCGACGCCGGCTGGCCCGCGCTGGACGCCGACCCCGCGTTCGGCGGTCAGGGCATGCCCCACCTGATCAGCAACGTGCTGGTCGAGATGATGAACAGCGCCAACGTCGCCTGGAGCATGTACCCCGGCCTCTCGCACGGCGCGTACAGCGCCCTGCACGCCGTCGGCAGCCAGGAACTCAAGGACCTGTACCTGCCCAAGCTGGTGTCCGGCGAGTGGACCGGCACCATGTGCCTCACCGAACCCCACGCCGGCACCGACCTGGGCATCATCCGCACGAAGGCCAGCGACAACGGCGACGGCACCTACGCCATCACCGGCACGAAGATCTTCATCAGCGCCGGCGAGCACGACATGGCCGACAACATCCTGCACCTCGTGCTGGCCCGCCTGGACGGCAGCCCCCAGGGCACCAAGGGCATCAGCCTGTTCCTCGTGCCCAAGTACATCCCCACCGCTGACGGCACGCCCGGCGAGCGCAACGGCGTGATCTGCGGCAGCCTCGAACACAAGATGGGCATCAACGGCAACGCCACCGCCGTGCTGAACTTCGACGGCGCCAGGGGCTGGCTGGTCGGCGAGATCAACAAGGGCATGAACCACATGTTCATCATGATGAACGCCGCCCGCCTCGGCACCGGCCTGCAGGGCCTGGGCCTCGGGGAAGTCGCGTACCAGAACGCCCTGACCTACGCCAAGGACCGCACCCAGATGCGCCACGAACCCCGCGTGAACCCCGGCGAGCAGGCCGACCCGATCATCGTGCACCCCGACGTGCGCCGCATGCTCCTGACCGGCAAGGCCTACACCGAGGCCGGGCGCGCCCTGGCCATGTGGCTGGCCCTGAGCCTCGACGTGGAACACCACCACACCGACGAGAAGGCCCGCAAGGAAGCCGCCGACCTGGTCGCGCTGCTGACCCCCATCGCCAAGGCCTTCATGACCGACAACGGCTTCAACATCGCTGTGCAGAGCCAGCAGGTGTACGGCGGCCACGGCTTCATCAAGGAATGGGGCATGGAGCAGTTCGTCCGTGACGCCCGCATCGGCCAGATCTACGAGGGCACCAACGGCATCCAGGCGCTCGACCTGCTGGGCCGCAAGGTCCTGATGGACGGCGGCAAGAAACTCCAGAAACTCGCCGCGACCCTGCAGGAATTCGCCGAGGAACACGAAGGCGACGAGCACATCGGCGACTACGTGAACCAGCTCGGCAAGGCCGCGCAGCAGCTCGGCAGCCTCACCATGGTCATCGGCCAGAAGGCCATGCAGGAAGGCGGCGCCGACGAGGTCAACGCCGCCGCCGTGGACTACCTGCGCTACTTCGGGCACGTCGTGTACGGCTACCTGTGGGCCCGCATGGCCAAGGTCGCCCAGGACAGGATCGACGCCGGGCAGGACAGGGACGGCTTCTACCTCAGCAAGGTGCAGACCGCGAAGTTCTACTTCGCCAAACTGTTCCCCGAGACCAAGGCGCTCGCCGCGACCATCAAGGCCGGCAACGAGAGCATCGCCGTGGACGACAAGGCCGTCTTCGGCTGGGAAAAAGCGCTCGTCGGCGCGTAA
- a CDS encoding t-RNA-binding domain-containing protein, whose product MATDLKPTVSPAQSLDLLDIRLGRVLNAEPAPGTPKPAYRLTVDFGKFGTRVSVGRFTGHTPQALIGAQVLGVLNFEPRPVGDSVSEVLILGVQLPGAPSGDATPLVPLHAAKLGSKVF is encoded by the coding sequence ATGGCGACCGACCTCAAACCCACCGTCAGCCCGGCCCAGAGCCTCGACCTGCTCGACATCCGCCTGGGCCGCGTCCTGAACGCCGAACCCGCCCCCGGCACCCCCAAGCCCGCCTACCGCCTGACGGTCGACTTCGGGAAGTTCGGCACGCGCGTCAGCGTGGGGCGCTTCACCGGGCACACCCCGCAGGCGCTGATCGGCGCGCAGGTGCTGGGCGTCCTGAACTTCGAGCCCCGTCCCGTCGGGGACAGCGTGTCCGAGGTGCTGATCCTGGGCGTGCAGCTGCCCGGCGCGCCCAGCGGCGACGCCACCCCCCTGGTCCCGCTGCACGCGGCGAAACTGGGCAGCAAGGTCTTCTGA
- a CDS encoding (4Fe-4S)-binding protein, with protein sequence MTTPTTEDLAQGKAYTAPGITVYYDARRCLHVASCVRGLPGVFDPQARPWIRPAHAGAEAVAAVVRTCPTGALHYVLDGQETEMPDEITTITPSPDGPLMIRGNLVIDTPAGEKRDVRAALCRCGQSGNKPYCDGTHKTVGWTSGEETGQAG encoded by the coding sequence ATGACCACGCCCACCACCGAGGACCTCGCGCAGGGGAAGGCGTACACGGCACCGGGCATCACGGTGTACTACGATGCGCGCCGCTGCCTGCACGTCGCCAGCTGCGTGCGCGGCCTGCCCGGCGTATTCGACCCGCAGGCCCGCCCGTGGATCAGGCCCGCTCACGCCGGAGCCGAGGCGGTCGCGGCGGTCGTCCGCACCTGCCCCACCGGGGCGCTGCACTACGTTCTGGACGGACAGGAGACCGAGATGCCCGACGAGATCACCACCATCACCCCCAGCCCCGACGGCCCGCTGATGATCCGGGGCAACCTCGTGATCGACACGCCCGCCGGTGAGAAGAGGGACGTCCGCGCCGCGCTGTGCCGCTGCGGCCAGAGCGGCAACAAACCCTACTGCGACGGCACGCACAAGACCGTCGGCTGGACGAGCGGCGAGGAGACCGGTCAGGCCGGCTGA
- the tsaE gene encoding tRNA (adenosine(37)-N6)-threonylcarbamoyltransferase complex ATPase subunit type 1 TsaE: MSVTPPLPLSPGESRVLRGLHEQHALGAALAGALPAGSVLFLEGELGAGKTSLTQGLVGAHGFTEPVTSPTYALMNVYPAPGGQVLHVDAYRVRDVQELFEMDLDELVRGSRVSVIEWGEGLYAEYPDAPILRLEHQPDPEMRLVTRLR; this comes from the coding sequence ATGAGCGTCACCCCTCCCCTGCCCCTGAGCCCCGGCGAGTCCCGCGTCCTGCGCGGCCTGCACGAGCAGCACGCCCTCGGCGCGGCGCTGGCCGGGGCCCTCCCGGCCGGGAGCGTGCTGTTCCTGGAAGGCGAGCTGGGCGCCGGGAAGACCAGCCTCACGCAGGGGCTGGTGGGCGCGCACGGCTTCACCGAGCCGGTCACGAGTCCCACGTACGCGCTGATGAACGTGTACCCCGCGCCGGGCGGGCAGGTGCTGCACGTGGACGCCTACCGCGTGCGGGACGTGCAGGAACTCTTCGAGATGGACCTCGATGAACTCGTGCGCGGCAGTCGCGTCAGCGTGATCGAGTGGGGCGAGGGCCTGTACGCCGAGTACCCGGACGCGCCCATCCTGCGCCTGGAACACCAGCCGGACCCGGAAATGCGCCTCGTGACCCGGCTGCGCTGA
- a CDS encoding DinB family protein produces the protein MTAPAVSAAALSPALSIPDFVTHWQGHRALTRRVIETFPDDQLFSFNLGGMRPFGAQAAEIHLVDAMTVTAMRSGEWPEPDWSAGPTDRASLLAAWDAVSAELAEHGPHTDPAFFSGMHALPWGEMPGWVAAIYAVDNEIHHRAQGYVYLRALGIEPPAFYER, from the coding sequence ATGACCGCACCCGCCGTGTCCGCCGCTGCCCTGTCCCCCGCCCTGTCCATTCCCGACTTCGTCACGCACTGGCAGGGGCACCGCGCCCTGACCCGCCGCGTCATCGAGACCTTCCCCGACGATCAGCTGTTCAGCTTCAACCTGGGCGGGATGCGGCCTTTCGGCGCGCAGGCCGCCGAGATCCACCTCGTGGACGCCATGACCGTCACCGCCATGCGCAGCGGCGAGTGGCCCGAACCCGACTGGAGTGCCGGACCCACCGACCGCGCCAGCCTGCTGGCCGCCTGGGACGCGGTGAGCGCCGAACTGGCCGAACACGGCCCCCACACCGACCCGGCCTTCTTCAGCGGCATGCACGCCCTGCCGTGGGGCGAGATGCCCGGCTGGGTCGCCGCGATCTACGCCGTGGATAACGAGATCCACCACCGCGCCCAGGGGTACGTCTACCTGCGCGCGCTGGGCATCGAACCTCCCGCCTTCTACGAGCGCTGA
- a CDS encoding Crp/Fnr family transcriptional regulator: MNYPSLVWHLKRTELFADLELAELERVAATTPYRSYQPGEVIYRMDDPADALYFVRSGLVKISKLFPNGKEAILGVIGQHDTFGELLLQPEERRPTQAEALERTTLIVLPRVELQKLLATKPELAMKLIRLMAARLFEAQSWTATVSAYSAPERVASLLYRLAREFGRPHNQGVELNLKLNQEDIARMVGATRETVSHSLGKLKQEGAIVRARTPIIVRMDALKQYIEQGN, translated from the coding sequence ATGAACTACCCAAGCCTGGTCTGGCACCTCAAGCGAACGGAGCTCTTCGCCGACCTTGAACTTGCCGAACTGGAACGGGTAGCGGCCACCACGCCCTACCGCTCCTACCAGCCCGGCGAGGTCATCTACCGCATGGACGACCCCGCCGACGCCCTGTACTTCGTGCGCAGCGGCCTCGTCAAGATCAGCAAGCTCTTCCCCAACGGCAAGGAAGCCATCCTGGGCGTCATCGGGCAGCACGACACCTTCGGCGAGCTGCTGCTGCAACCCGAGGAGCGCCGCCCCACCCAGGCCGAGGCCCTGGAACGCACCACCCTGATCGTCCTGCCCCGCGTGGAACTCCAGAAACTCCTGGCCACCAAGCCCGAACTGGCCATGAAACTCATCCGCCTGATGGCCGCCCGCCTGTTCGAGGCGCAGTCCTGGACCGCCACCGTCAGCGCCTACAGCGCCCCCGAACGCGTCGCCAGCCTGCTGTACCGCCTGGCGCGGGAATTCGGCCGCCCGCACAACCAGGGCGTCGAACTGAACCTGAAACTGAACCAGGAAGACATCGCCCGCATGGTCGGCGCCACCCGCGAGACCGTCAGCCACAGCCTGGGCAAACTGAAGCAGGAAGGCGCGATCGTCCGCGCCCGCACGCCCATCATCGTGCGCATGGACGCCCTGAAGCAGTACATCGAACAGGGCAACTGA
- a CDS encoding helix-turn-helix transcriptional regulator, whose amino-acid sequence MYDPSMRVLTVLELLQAHEEVSGADLARRLEVSPRTVQRYVARLQDLGIPVEGRRGVGGAYRLKAGFRLPPLMFTPEEALAAALGLRTLRHLGLHALAPAAEAASAKLSRSLPHDLRADMLALEGSVQFDTGPWVAPTDAHLLAALLRAVRDACTVTFTYAAPDAPETRRDADVHRVVHLEGRWYAVAHCHLRGARRSFRLDRMSALTVQDHRFTPEPDFDAAAYLRATLRAPKPTYQISVWLDCPPEDLRGRVSTWGTDLRPDAQGTRLTTTREGLGSFAAFLLGLDCDFRVDHPPELRAEFARLAARCAAHAGTAPSGPASAAYTGA is encoded by the coding sequence ATGTACGACCCGAGCATGCGGGTGCTGACCGTGCTGGAACTCCTCCAGGCGCACGAGGAGGTCAGCGGCGCCGACCTGGCCCGCCGCCTGGAGGTCAGTCCACGCACCGTGCAGCGTTACGTCGCCCGCCTTCAGGACCTCGGGATTCCCGTCGAGGGCCGCCGGGGCGTGGGCGGCGCGTACCGCCTGAAGGCGGGCTTCCGCCTGCCGCCCCTGATGTTCACGCCCGAGGAGGCGCTGGCCGCCGCGCTGGGCCTGCGGACCCTGCGGCACCTGGGCCTGCACGCGCTGGCCCCCGCCGCCGAGGCCGCCAGCGCCAAGCTGTCACGCAGCCTCCCGCACGATCTGCGTGCCGACATGCTCGCCCTGGAGGGCAGCGTGCAGTTCGACACCGGCCCCTGGGTGGCGCCCACCGACGCGCACCTGCTGGCCGCGCTGCTGCGCGCCGTGCGGGACGCCTGCACCGTGACCTTCACGTACGCCGCCCCCGACGCGCCCGAGACGCGCCGTGACGCCGACGTGCACCGCGTGGTGCACCTGGAAGGCCGCTGGTACGCGGTTGCGCACTGCCACCTGCGGGGTGCCCGGCGCTCGTTCCGGCTGGACCGCATGAGCGCCCTGACCGTGCAGGACCATCGCTTCACTCCCGAACCGGATTTCGACGCCGCCGCGTACCTGCGCGCCACGCTGCGCGCCCCGAAACCCACCTACCAGATCAGCGTGTGGCTCGACTGCCCCCCGGAGGACCTGCGCGGACGGGTGTCCACCTGGGGCACCGACCTGCGGCCCGACGCTCAGGGTACGCGCCTGACCACCACCCGCGAGGGCCTGGGCAGCTTCGCGGCATTCCTGCTGGGCCTGGACTGCGACTTCCGCGTGGACCACCCGCCCGAACTGCGCGCCGAGTTTGCCCGGCTGGCTGCCCGCTGCGCCGCCCACGCCGGCACGGCACCGTCCGGTCCCGCCAGCGCTGCGTACACTGGGGCATGA
- a CDS encoding peroxiredoxin, with product MTDPHILPADLPVPTDDGACAHLPGRCWPAYALPGTDGAAHDLSVLPGRTVVYAYPKTARPDQAMPEDWDLIPGARGCTPQSCAFRDHHAELRAAGARVFGLSVQDTAYQREAAARLHLPFALLSDAAGAVRQELRLPTFHAGREELLRRVTLIVRDGVIEHVFYPVFPPDRSAQDVLDWLSAHPT from the coding sequence ATGACCGACCCGCACATCCTTCCGGCCGACCTGCCCGTGCCCACCGACGACGGCGCGTGCGCGCACCTGCCTGGGCGGTGCTGGCCCGCGTACGCGCTGCCCGGCACGGACGGCGCGGCCCATGACCTGTCAGTCCTGCCGGGGCGGACGGTGGTGTACGCGTACCCGAAGACGGCGCGGCCGGATCAGGCCATGCCGGAGGACTGGGACCTGATTCCCGGCGCGCGGGGCTGCACGCCGCAGTCGTGCGCGTTCCGGGATCATCACGCGGAGCTGCGTGCGGCGGGCGCGCGGGTGTTCGGCCTGAGCGTGCAGGACACCGCGTACCAGCGGGAGGCGGCGGCGCGACTGCACCTGCCGTTCGCGCTGCTGTCCGACGCGGCGGGCGCGGTCCGCCAGGAACTGCGGCTGCCGACCTTCCACGCGGGCCGCGAGGAGCTGCTGCGGCGCGTGACGCTGATCGTGCGGGACGGCGTGATCGAGCACGTCTTCTACCCGGTGTTCCCGCCGGACCGCAGCGCGCAGGACGTGCTGGACTGGCTCTCGGCACACCCGACCTGA